The Etheostoma spectabile isolate EspeVRDwgs_2016 chromosome 4, UIUC_Espe_1.0, whole genome shotgun sequence sequence ATAAATACCACCAAAAAGGTAGGGAGAAATTGTCCACTTTGGCATCTGGCTCCTTGTTTACAgcaaaaaaatctaatatgCAATCAGCCCTGTGCCTCATTACGCACAGCACAATTCACAGGAAGCTAAAAAATATGACATTTCAGCAAGGTGTTTGGCAGACTGTTGGTTGTGACCTCTTTTTAGAGAGAGAGGTTTTAAAACTTTAGCCAGGAGTACATTTTGTTATGCCCTGACCAAGGCTcattaaaacatgaaagaaCACCTGTGATGTGGAGATTCATTGGAACTTTGCCTGCAACCAAATGAGAAAATTTCACCAGCTGGCCAATTTAGTATAAACAAGGGTTATTCAATGTATTTACTTGATTATTCACACATATTTGTGACTGCATAGCATAATTACACAGCACTGTTTCCAGACCCAAAAcagtcagtttttttatttgaaccACGCTGGCTGAACCACCAGACCCAGCCTGCCTAGCAATCTAAGGCTGGATTCACACAGCAATTGAATGcctaacccccaatttccaccggttgcagaaTGGCTGCGGATGGGCTCCGCTGAGTGTTGGCTCTGTGCTCCGCTGTCAGttaatacccaccaggtccggatttattgcggaacggctgcggccgtgaccgacagctgaagtcacaaggaccaacgagatctcgcaaattcatgtagaatagaatcACAANNNNNNNNNNaacaacagtttgtttccatccagaggagtagaggggaaatAACTCTGTGCTCTGTTTTCAAGGTCTAGTGCAGTGAAATATGATCCGCCATAAGcacattcaattttaattttaaaattaactgagtgtcttttgttttttgtgcttgacttcctgtcccgcactgctgtgtgctgaattgctgcggaacTACCCGGCGTcgggcaaaaatagaagctctgcgtatctgcaccggagggctgcggatcgccggagctgggacaaCGTCGGAATAAAGCCAAAAGGCAGTCagggaaaatacacacattgacatAATGGAAACTTAATTTAATGGAAACCCGTTTTAGAGTGGGTCCGCAGATGTTatgcaaccggtggaaattacGAGTAGTGGCACATTGAGTATTTAGAAGTTATAGACAGGGTAAAGCAAAAtactaaaattattatttactgGGCCTGACTCagtaaataattacatttcttGTTTTGTAGGTTATAATAAAAAGGTAGGAGAAGGTAAAGAGAGACATAGATAGAGAGCAGACGGAGAAGAGGCAAAGTAGACCAGGAAGTAAAGACACGTAATTAAAGAGCACAACAGGGAAATCACAAGTGTAATCATCAGAAGAAAATCATCAATGCAATATTTTGTATGCACTCACTTCAATCTTTATTAAGTAACAGTTGGTCAACATTAGAATAACTGGTCAATAGATGTGTCTTGTCGAAACATTTGGAATAATCAGGGGGTACTGTAAAGACCAAGCAAAACACAGATGATATCGGTTCTGCTGTGTTTGGGTTGAGATGTGACACAAAACAAAGGAGAAaaaggtgtttgtttttttataaagggGTGTAATAGGATCCTAAAGTTGGATCGAGAGAAGCAGTGGCTGCGAAAAGTGAGGAGATGTAGCAAAGGAAAGGGACTCAAATGGTGAAAGATGTAGTGGGGTTGATTTGACAAAAAAGGGAAGGTGAATTCTGCAAGGGAAAAGGAGTTAAGGAAAAGAAGCTAACTAAGGAGTAACTAaggacaactgaggacaacaaaAAGGAACCAGGGGGTGCTGCTGGTAGAGCTGGTTAAGAAAGGAGGACAGGGTTGTTTTGAGAAAATGATGTAAGATTTGAAGTACAAAGGACTAGGAGAAATAGGGAGCCAAGCAAAGACATACGGATAAACGGGTCAGGGTGTGGCAAAGTAAGCAATAGATTAAGAAGGGCTGAGTATCAAACCTTATTACTGCAACACAAAGTGCCCCTAGCTGTCGAGTACAGAAAGCTGGCATCAAATGTTTGGTCAGACTGGTAATCTTGTTGTCTATGTCTACTAATTTATTTGATTAGACACTTCCTGATTTGAATCAACATTTTGGAGGGAAAGACTGCCTTCAAGCCAGCATTTCACTAGAGTAGGCATGCGTTTTCCTCTCAGTTTATTACAATTTTAGAATATCATATTTATATACCATGTAAAGACAACATGTTAATTCATTGTCCCCATTTGttaattgaaaaaaaggttCTGTAGATAAAACATATTTCTCAAAGTCAGGTTCATTTTAGCCTCTGTACTGAAACTCAGGTGTCAAACCGGCACTGGTATCGAAATATTCCAAACAATACCCAGCCCCTTAGAGTAAGAAGGGTAAAGGGAAGAATTGGGTAAGATAGGTAAGAATTCTCCACAATGCTCTGCTGGTCTTCTCTGTGGCTGCTTTGGACTCTCCTCTCATCCTGGACATTTAAACATCTTTGGCAATTCCAAGCCTATGCTCCTCTCCTTCCAGCAGCTTCCTGTAGGTGGCGATCTCCGCATCCAGCTTGAGCTTAATGTGCAGCAGTTCCTGGTAGTCTTGGAGATACTTGGTCATCTCTAATTTGGTTTCACAGAGCTGGGCTTCCAACTGAGCAATGACACCTTCGAGGCTCCCCACCTTATCCATGTGGGACATCTCCATgtcctccagctgctgctctAGGGCTGCGTTGCGAGCCCTCATCCCATCAATCTGGTTCTGCAGCTCTGTCACTTGGTTGTGGAAGGTTGTGATCTCGTCTTTCATGGTTTTCATTTGCTCTTCATGTTTTCCAGCATGTTCCTTGAGGGTGTCAAACTTGCTCTTGTACCACTTCTCAGCTTCCTGGACGTTGCGGGCAGCAACAGATTCTATCTCTGCGCGCATGTTGCGCAGATAAGCAGCCAGGTCAGGCCTATCGCCATCCAGCTCCGCGCTAATCTTTGAGTCCTCGATCTGCTTCATGAGGTCAGCCACCTCTTCATCATGCAGCTTCTTGAGGAACTCTATCTCGGCCACTAGTTGCTCTATACGCTTCTCCAGCTCTGCCTTCTGCAAAGTGGCACTGTCAACATCCTGGCGAAACTCCCTCAGGATCATCTCCGCTTCTTCTTTCAGTGCTAGCTCCTCCTCCAGCTTAAGTCTCCAAACTTCAACCTCCTCTTCAATGTAGCCTCGTTCAATATCAGCTACTCCCTTCTCATTAGTCAGGGCCTCAATCAGCTCCCGCACCTCTTTAAACTTGAGCTCGTATTCTTCTCCAATGCCTGTGGGGCCTCCCTTGTAGCGGCCCTGCAGTGCAGCTAGCTCAGCTTGAAGAGCAGCATTTCTCTGCTCTAGTGCCTGGACCTTCTCAATGTATCCTGCAAACTTGACATTGAGTTCCTGCATCTCCTCTTTCTCGTTGGCATGTTGCTGGTGGATCTCCGTGCCCAACTCGACAGCAGTGCTGCGATAACCGGAGCGTCCACGGCTGTCATAGGAGGATCCACGGCACCGGGAAGGTGATGGGCTCTGAACCCTTGCTCTGCCGCTGGAGCTGCTAACCTGCAGGCTCTTCTGGGTGTAAGATGCAGCTCTC is a genomic window containing:
- the LOC116687432 gene encoding desmin; protein product: MRAASYTQKSLQVSSSSGRARVQSPSPSRCRGSSYDSRGRSGYRSTAVELGTEIHQQHANEKEEMQELNVKFAGYIEKVQALEQRNAALQAELAALQGRYKGGPTGIGEEYELKFKEVRELIEALTNEKGVADIERGYIEEEVEVWRLKLEEELALKEEAEMILREFRQDVDSATLQKAELEKRIEQLVAEIEFLKKLHDEEVADLMKQIEDSKISAELDGDRPDLAAYLRNMRAEIESVAARNVQEAEKWYKSKFDTLKEHAGKHEEQMKTMKDEITTFHNQVTELQNQIDGMRARNAALEQQLEDMEMSHMDKVGSLEGVIAQLEAQLCETKLEMTKYLQDYQELLHIKLKLDAEIATYRKLLEGEEHRLGIAKDV